From the Streptomyces pluripotens genome, one window contains:
- a CDS encoding FG-GAP-like repeat-containing protein — translation MTDPLGDTTTYTYDKNGQLLSTVSPRGNVSGADKAAYTTSYAYDADGNRTKVTDPSGAVTTTAYDALNRVVSVTDPLGHVTKTTYDGNDNVATTTDPLGKVTTYAYDKAGRPTSVKDPLGKVTTYGYDADGNRTSVTSPLGYTTSSTFDADGRMLTQVDPRGNVSGATASQYTTTYSYDPAGNQTTVTDPLGHKTVTAYDAMNYVTSVTDPLGRVTKTGYDELGRILKVTGPDGAATTYSYDVTGTLATRKDPGGHTTAYGYDDAGRRTSVTDPLGRKQAFGYDADGNATTATDARGITATTAFDGRGLATGTTYSDSTPATGYTYFADGRPQTVTDGKGKRTFGYDADGRLTSVAPSAGKGAFAYTYDADGRITSRAQDYTAGAALDWSGAAQTASADLNGDGITDVIRTDAKDGIRTYLGRPDGTFTARATLTGSGTGFNQILPAEFTGDGKTDLLAIDKSTGHLYRYNGDGSGGFAAAADLGAGWGAMTLTAGDFNGDGKPDVLAISSTANEMYLYPGRGDGTFGTRTDIGSGWATYRLTPGDYTGDGKTDVLAINSADGHLYLYPGKGDGAFGSRTDLGAGWGSMYLTPGDFNGDGKTDFLARDTAHNKLRFYPANGTGGFGTYILQTDDWTSYRTPATGTFDAGKTLDIVAPDTSGHLRRWSGDGAGHLTGAATATAPASGQKTTYGYDDSRQTSQTGPAGTVNYAYDPAGNLTTTTLPTANGYTEKRGYDNAGRLTSIGSTKGLTTLANWQLTLDDAGQPTQVDVTRLGKPTSHQYYTYDDAGRLLTDCTSATAGTQCPDASAATTYTYDGVGNRLTSTTAGTTTTYTYDAADQLTTATTGTTTSTYSYDKDGNQTGDGTNTYAYDATNHLTSLTTPSATYTYGYDADGNRTTASKTGTGLLRTTVWDPNNALPQAAADYTGNGTLTATYQYNPLEQIQSQTLPSGDAYFQHHDQLGSATDLTDATGSLQSSWTYTAYGQSTQTNTATSPPANPFTYTGQYTEPTTKAAGYNLRARNYDPTTGRFTTTDPIQPQQADPYTSAYSYTGDRPTYAVDLSGQSWRDPITSRLKAIGRGLKEGAELPFTFIGDLGDAISGRNGGAGAFFDKYFPVRPAYRLYRAAEMLRQQGCDQLADQYDAAGDQLTQQILLVGIGGLTGWEKDAVEAGAAQPKRFGPGAAHGDDPALGGKDPYIPRGFGGSSQYEEFVHELYDGLNEAGFGDAQAAFQGSSVTGARYRTGEPFDDESDYDIALAGESLLEKAKKAGVGLRSGGSRTGPLRPEDLRKMRLDGLASQLSNTAGRKVAFMIYGSIDAAVERGPSIIAKK, via the coding sequence GTGACCGACCCGCTCGGCGACACCACGACCTACACGTACGACAAGAACGGGCAACTGCTCAGCACGGTCTCCCCGCGAGGCAACGTCTCCGGCGCCGACAAAGCTGCCTACACCACGAGTTACGCCTACGACGCGGACGGCAACCGGACGAAGGTCACCGACCCGAGCGGGGCCGTCACCACCACCGCGTACGACGCACTGAACCGGGTGGTGTCGGTGACCGACCCGCTGGGCCATGTCACCAAGACCACCTACGACGGCAACGACAACGTCGCCACCACCACCGACCCGCTGGGCAAGGTGACGACGTACGCCTACGACAAGGCCGGCCGGCCCACGTCGGTGAAGGACCCGTTGGGGAAGGTCACGACCTACGGCTACGACGCGGACGGCAACCGCACCAGCGTCACATCGCCGCTGGGGTACACCACTTCGTCGACGTTCGACGCGGACGGGCGGATGCTGACGCAGGTCGACCCGCGGGGCAACGTCAGCGGGGCCACGGCGTCGCAGTACACGACGACCTACAGCTACGACCCGGCCGGCAACCAGACGACCGTCACCGACCCGCTGGGCCACAAGACCGTGACCGCCTACGACGCGATGAACTACGTCACGTCGGTGACCGATCCACTCGGTCGGGTCACGAAGACGGGCTACGACGAACTGGGCCGGATCTTGAAGGTGACCGGACCCGACGGGGCCGCGACCACCTACTCGTACGACGTCACCGGCACACTCGCCACGCGCAAGGATCCGGGCGGGCACACCACGGCGTACGGTTACGACGACGCTGGCCGGCGGACGTCCGTCACCGACCCGCTGGGCCGCAAGCAGGCGTTCGGCTATGACGCGGACGGCAACGCCACCACTGCCACCGATGCCCGCGGCATCACCGCCACCACGGCGTTCGACGGGCGCGGACTGGCCACGGGGACGACGTACAGCGACAGCACCCCGGCGACCGGCTACACCTACTTCGCCGACGGCCGGCCGCAGACCGTCACCGACGGAAAGGGCAAGCGGACCTTCGGCTACGACGCGGACGGCCGGCTGACATCGGTGGCGCCGAGCGCCGGCAAGGGCGCCTTCGCCTACACCTACGACGCCGACGGCCGGATCACCTCCCGCGCCCAGGACTACACCGCCGGCGCCGCACTCGACTGGTCGGGCGCAGCGCAGACGGCATCGGCGGACCTGAACGGCGACGGAATCACCGACGTGATCCGCACCGACGCCAAGGACGGCATCCGCACCTATCTCGGCCGCCCCGATGGCACGTTCACCGCGCGTGCGACCCTGACCGGCAGCGGGACCGGCTTCAACCAGATCCTGCCCGCCGAGTTCACCGGCGACGGCAAGACCGACCTCCTGGCCATCGACAAGTCCACCGGTCACCTGTACCGGTACAACGGCGACGGGTCCGGCGGCTTCGCCGCAGCCGCCGACCTCGGCGCCGGGTGGGGTGCGATGACCCTGACCGCCGGTGACTTCAACGGCGACGGCAAGCCGGACGTGCTGGCCATCAGCTCCACCGCCAACGAGATGTACCTCTATCCGGGCAGGGGCGACGGCACCTTCGGCACCCGCACGGACATCGGCAGCGGCTGGGCCACCTACCGGCTGACCCCCGGCGACTACACCGGCGACGGCAAGACCGACGTCCTCGCCATCAACTCCGCCGACGGGCACCTGTATCTCTATCCGGGCAAGGGCGACGGCGCCTTCGGCAGCCGCACTGACCTCGGCGCCGGGTGGGGCAGCATGTACCTCACCCCCGGCGACTTCAACGGCGACGGGAAAACCGACTTCCTCGCCCGCGACACCGCCCACAACAAGCTGCGCTTCTACCCCGCCAACGGCACCGGCGGCTTCGGCACCTACATCCTCCAGACCGACGACTGGACGTCCTACCGTACGCCCGCCACGGGCACGTTCGACGCCGGCAAGACCCTGGACATCGTCGCTCCCGACACCTCGGGGCATCTGCGGCGGTGGAGCGGCGATGGCGCGGGCCACCTCACCGGGGCGGCGACCGCCACCGCCCCGGCCTCGGGGCAGAAGACCACCTACGGCTACGACGACTCCCGCCAGACCTCCCAGACTGGCCCCGCGGGAACCGTCAACTACGCCTACGACCCAGCCGGCAACCTCACCACCACCACACTGCCCACCGCCAACGGCTACACCGAAAAGCGCGGCTACGACAACGCAGGCCGACTCACCTCCATCGGCAGCACCAAGGGCCTGACCACCCTGGCCAACTGGCAGCTCACCCTCGACGACGCCGGACAGCCCACCCAGGTCGATGTCACCCGGCTCGGCAAACCCACCAGCCACCAGTACTACACCTACGACGACGCCGGACGACTGCTCACCGACTGCACCTCCGCCACCGCCGGCACCCAATGCCCCGACGCCTCGGCCGCCACCACGTACACCTACGACGGCGTCGGCAACCGCCTCACCTCCACCACCGCCGGCACCACCACCACGTACACCTACGACGCGGCCGACCAGCTGACCACCGCCACCACCGGCACCACCACCAGCACCTACAGCTACGACAAGGACGGCAACCAGACCGGCGACGGCACCAACACCTACGCCTACGACGCCACCAACCACCTCACCTCACTGACCACCCCCAGCGCCACCTACACCTACGGCTACGACGCCGACGGCAACCGCACCACCGCCTCGAAGACCGGCACGGGCCTGCTGCGCACCACCGTCTGGGACCCCAACAACGCCCTCCCGCAGGCAGCCGCCGACTACACCGGCAACGGCACCCTCACCGCCACCTACCAGTACAACCCGCTGGAGCAGATCCAGTCCCAGACCCTGCCCAGCGGAGACGCGTACTTCCAGCACCACGACCAACTGGGTTCCGCCACCGACCTCACCGACGCCACCGGCAGCCTTCAGTCCAGCTGGACTTACACCGCCTACGGCCAATCCACCCAGACCAACACCGCCACCAGCCCGCCAGCCAACCCCTTCACGTACACCGGCCAGTACACCGAACCCACCACCAAGGCCGCCGGCTACAACCTCCGCGCCCGCAACTACGACCCCACCACCGGCCGCTTCACCACCACCGACCCCATCCAGCCGCAGCAGGCCGATCCCTACACCTCGGCGTACAGCTACACGGGTGACCGGCCGACCTACGCCGTCGACCTCTCGGGCCAGAGCTGGCGGGATCCGATCACCAGCCGCCTCAAAGCCATCGGCAGAGGCCTGAAGGAAGGCGCCGAACTCCCCTTCACCTTCATCGGCGACCTCGGCGACGCCATCTCCGGCCGCAACGGCGGCGCGGGCGCCTTCTTCGACAAGTACTTCCCCGTCCGCCCCGCCTACCGCCTCTACCGCGCCGCTGAAATGCTGCGCCAGCAAGGGTGCGACCAACTCGCCGACCAGTACGACGCGGCCGGCGACCAGCTCACCCAGCAGATCCTCCTCGTCGGCATCGGCGGACTCACCGGCTGGGAAAAGGACGCGGTCGAGGCAGGCGCAGCCCAACCCAAGAGGTTCGGCCCCGGCGCAGCCCATGGCGACGACCCGGCTCTTGGGGGGAAAGATCCCTATATCCCGCGTGGGTTCGGGGGTTCTTCGCAGTATGAGGAGTTCGTGCACGAGCTATACGATGGATTGAATGAAGCAGGGTTCGGGGACGCCCAAGCGGCATTCCAGGGTAGTTCAGTGACAGGGGCTCGCTACCGCACAGGCGAACCGTTTGACGACGAGAGTGATTACGATATTGCCCTTGCTGGCGAGAGCTTGCTTGAAAAGGCGAAAAAGGCGGGCGTTGGCCTCCGTTCCGGAGGTAGTCGCACCGGGCCGCTGCGGCCCGAGGATCTTCGCAAAATGCGCCTGGATGGACTCGCCAGTCAACTCTCGAATACTGCGGGCCGTAAAGTCGCCTTCATGATCTACGGATCGATTGACGCGGCGGTCGAACGGGGGCCAAGTATCATTGCGAAAAAATGA